In the Leptospiraceae bacterium genome, one interval contains:
- a CDS encoding diaminopimelate epimerase: MKKIFFTKMEGIGNDYVYIDATKEDIQLTPKEIQFLSDRNFGIGSDGVIFIRNSSNADFLMDMYNSDGSSSEMCGNGIRCVGKYVFDKKLTNKTNPKIETGKGILELELSLNTDKKVKSVTVDMGSPILTPSEIPVNLTGKDPIIEREISINSFDLRFTAVSIGNPHAVIFVEDSDKFPVAEIGRLIENHSMFPRRTNVEFVTVKGKDHLYQRTWERGAGETLACGTGACAVAVAGFLTNRSGRRVQIDLRGGSLEIEWKESNNVIMKGPAKEVFTGEIELS, translated from the coding sequence ATGAAAAAAATCTTTTTCACAAAAATGGAAGGCATCGGTAATGATTATGTGTATATTGATGCAACAAAAGAAGACATTCAACTCACACCGAAAGAAATACAATTTCTATCCGATAGAAATTTTGGAATTGGAAGTGACGGAGTAATTTTTATCAGGAATTCATCTAATGCAGACTTCCTTATGGATATGTACAATTCGGATGGCTCTTCATCAGAGATGTGTGGAAATGGAATTCGCTGTGTAGGTAAATATGTGTTTGATAAAAAACTAACCAATAAAACAAACCCGAAAATTGAAACTGGAAAAGGAATACTCGAATTAGAGCTTTCTTTAAACACTGATAAAAAAGTGAAAAGTGTAACCGTGGATATGGGCTCTCCAATTTTAACTCCTTCTGAAATTCCAGTCAACCTAACAGGCAAAGACCCAATTATAGAAAGAGAAATTTCCATAAATAGCTTCGACCTACGTTTTACGGCTGTAAGCATAGGAAACCCACACGCTGTGATTTTTGTAGAAGACTCCGATAAATTTCCGGTAGCTGAAATTGGTAGATTGATTGAAAACCATTCCATGTTTCCAAGAAGAACCAATGTAGAATTTGTAACTGTTAAAGGGAAAGATCACTTATACCAAAGAACTTGGGAAAGAGGAGCCGGAGAAACATTGGCTTGTGGGACTGGGGCTTGTGCTGTGGCGGTTGCAGGATTTTTAACTAATAGATCGGGCAGAAGGGTGCAGATTGATTTACGAGGAGGCAGCCTTGAGATTGAATGGAAAGAATCCAATAACGTAATTATGAAAGGGCCAGCGAAAGAAGTATTCACCGGAGAAATTGAGCTAAGCTAA
- a CDS encoding glucose-1-phosphate thymidylyltransferase, producing MKSKIESILINEKNIPQGLEVPTRIRSFSEIQTGVYSTIQRLTKKYPGAKIYYSHENPIFINSFLSRNSFIRLYENQKIDLEIQPQGFLPWELIRQISKQIEEDIDLSKDIKKWNRKLKIKSEQFSVVGKKKHLYLHPTANVYPNVVFDLTSGPIIIDKGVTITSFSFLEGPLYISPNAQIDGARITGGTIIGDTCKIGGEVENSIFGNFSNKHHEGFVGHSFISSWVNLGALSTTSDLKNNYGTIKIWSGLEKINTGTIKFGSIIGDFSKIAIGCMLNTGSVIDIGCNVVAPRVEGYTKPFSWVGGSEKYRLDSFLNDAKKIMARRDKSLSEKEEILLRNLYEIF from the coding sequence ATGAAATCAAAAATTGAGTCTATACTGATAAATGAAAAAAATATTCCCCAAGGACTCGAAGTTCCTACAAGAATACGATCGTTTAGCGAGATTCAAACCGGAGTCTATTCAACAATTCAGAGGTTGACAAAAAAATACCCGGGAGCAAAAATTTATTATTCCCATGAGAATCCGATTTTTATAAATTCTTTTCTTTCCAGAAATAGTTTTATACGCTTGTATGAAAATCAAAAAATAGATTTAGAAATTCAGCCTCAAGGTTTTTTGCCTTGGGAGTTAATTCGTCAAATTAGTAAGCAAATCGAAGAAGATATAGATTTATCTAAAGATATAAAAAAGTGGAATCGTAAACTAAAAATTAAATCGGAGCAGTTTTCTGTTGTTGGAAAGAAAAAGCACTTATACCTTCATCCAACTGCAAACGTTTATCCAAACGTGGTTTTTGATCTAACTTCAGGCCCTATTATAATTGATAAAGGGGTAACGATTACTTCTTTTTCTTTTTTAGAAGGGCCTCTATATATTTCGCCTAACGCACAAATTGATGGAGCGAGAATTACTGGAGGAACAATCATCGGGGATACTTGCAAGATTGGTGGTGAAGTGGAGAATTCTATTTTTGGTAATTTTTCCAACAAACACCACGAAGGTTTCGTGGGGCACTCTTTTATATCGAGTTGGGTGAACCTTGGCGCTTTGTCCACAACGAGTGATTTAAAAAACAACTATGGAACAATAAAAATTTGGTCTGGTTTAGAAAAAATTAATACTGGGACTATAAAATTCGGGTCTATCATCGGAGATTTTTCTAAAATCGCTATCGGGTGTATGTTAAATACCGGATCTGTAATAGATATCGGTTGCAATGTTGTTGCTCCAAGAGTTGAAGGTTATACAAAACCGTTTAGTTGGGTTGGTGGAAGCGAAAAATATCGTTTAGATTCATTTTTAAATGATGCGAAAAAAATCATGGCGAGAAGAGATAAATCGTTAAGCGAAAAAGAAGAAATACTTTTGAGAAATTTGTATGAAATTTTTTGA
- a CDS encoding alpha/beta hydrolase codes for MSETVNLHQRNGKFVEVDELNVFTIDQGEGEVIVLLHGLFGTSYIYRKLIPILSEKYRVVAPDLPGLGFSETPKEVYSHRYFARFIFRFLEKITDEKVHVVAHDYAGPISFLLLNDHPEKVKSLSVINTFLNLKKFRMYFPVSVLKIPFLGNMFSMFLNSFTLRLLFNLRFVSKQKPISRDTAKDYAFLLLNGVCRKNFVKICQSIDTTIHAQRDMESGIKKMIGGRQIIAGEKNPIIDLSEVEYIKQVMRLGFCNFIQGRHFLLEEYPIECAEKIEVLVKAFSKKGKI; via the coding sequence ATGAGTGAAACTGTAAATTTACACCAAAGAAATGGTAAGTTCGTTGAAGTAGATGAGCTAAATGTTTTTACGATAGATCAAGGAGAAGGAGAAGTGATTGTACTTCTTCATGGCCTTTTTGGCACGTCTTATATATATCGAAAACTCATACCGATTTTGTCTGAAAAATATAGAGTGGTCGCTCCTGACCTACCGGGACTCGGATTTTCTGAAACACCTAAAGAAGTATATTCTCACAGATATTTTGCAAGATTTATCTTTCGATTCTTAGAAAAAATAACAGATGAAAAAGTTCATGTTGTAGCCCACGACTATGCAGGACCTATATCTTTTTTGCTGTTGAATGACCATCCTGAAAAAGTAAAATCTCTTTCTGTCATAAATACTTTTTTGAATTTGAAAAAATTTAGAATGTATTTTCCGGTTTCTGTTTTAAAGATTCCTTTTTTAGGGAATATGTTTTCTATGTTTTTAAACTCATTTACTTTGAGGTTATTGTTTAATCTTCGATTTGTTTCTAAACAAAAACCTATTAGTCGAGATACTGCAAAAGACTACGCATTTTTATTATTGAATGGTGTGTGCAGAAAAAATTTTGTAAAGATATGTCAATCTATCGACACTACAATCCATGCACAGCGTGATATGGAATCCGGGATCAAAAAAATGATTGGTGGAAGGCAGATCATAGCTGGAGAAAAAAATCCGATCATTGACCTTTCGGAAGTAGAGTATATAAAGCAAGTGATGCGCCTCGGTTTCTGTAATTTTATACAGGGAAGACATTTTTTATTGGAAGAATACCCAATCGAGTGTGCAGAAAAAATCGAAGTGTTAGTAAAAGCATTTTCAAAAAAAGGAAAAATTTAA
- a CDS encoding STAS domain-containing protein, with translation MEINIRENNSVQIISIAGEVDLYNAKELKDCLDLMIKEEKFQVVIDLAKVPFIDSSGIGTLVTGMYRLKKYHGGLKVINITGSVAKVFKLTGMEQHLEVCKSEEEAVSAFGI, from the coding sequence ATGGAAATAAACATTAGAGAAAATAACAGTGTTCAAATTATTAGCATTGCCGGTGAGGTAGATTTGTACAATGCTAAGGAATTGAAAGACTGCTTAGACCTTATGATCAAAGAGGAGAAATTTCAGGTTGTGATTGATCTGGCTAAGGTTCCTTTTATTGATTCTTCGGGAATTGGCACTTTAGTTACAGGTATGTATAGACTAAAAAAATACCACGGTGGGTTAAAGGTGATAAATATCACCGGGAGCGTTGCTAAGGTATTTAAACTTACTGGTATGGAGCAGCATTTAGAAGTGTGTAAGTCAGAGGAAGAAGCAGTTTCTGCCTTTGGGATCTAA
- the glmS gene encoding glutamine--fructose-6-phosphate transaminase (isomerizing), with amino-acid sequence MCGIVGYAGNKNIESVLIVGLVCLEYRGYDSAGIAAFENGEIEIRKEKGKIKALEAILKEKPVFGNVGIGHTRWATHGEPSTINAHPHTNAKSSIAVVHNGIIENYQKLKNQLLEKGHVFHSDTDTEIIPHLLEEELKSGKSIQDAFLNLFKTIEGKWAIAAIFEKDPDKVYFAQDGAPLLLGKGDNEFFLASDVSALIRNSVYVHFLNKKEWGFFSKDKLSLFDFQGNEIQPNFQKQEIKWEEIDKGGYPHFMLKEIYEQPAVFRKIIEKRLNGGEGLHFPELKISNELLSKVSRFVIQAAGTSLHSGMIGKHYLEHNTRIQTDSEMSSEFVYRNPVVEGDTMVIAISQSGETADTLAGIHEAKSKFVKVISFVNNSNSTIARESDAFIDILAGPEIGVASTKAFTAQVIHFFLFSLYVSHIKWMTNDGERKALLEEIRLLPSKMETILSHAPIIEKWAEDFVNTKDFVFLGRTYNYPVALEGALKLKEISYIHASGHAGGELKHGPIALITGDVPVVCIAIQSEIYPKMLSNIQEIKARSGKVISIVTEGDVEARKLSDYTFEIPSCSEILSPLLTVIPLQLLSYYVAIKRGCTPDQPRNLAKAVTVE; translated from the coding sequence ATGTGTGGAATAGTCGGTTACGCCGGAAATAAGAATATAGAGTCAGTATTAATTGTCGGGCTTGTTTGTTTAGAATATAGGGGTTATGATTCTGCGGGTATTGCAGCCTTTGAAAACGGAGAAATAGAAATCCGAAAAGAAAAAGGAAAGATTAAAGCCCTTGAAGCCATCCTGAAGGAAAAACCAGTTTTTGGAAATGTAGGGATTGGTCATACAAGGTGGGCTACTCATGGAGAGCCTTCTACAATCAACGCTCACCCCCATACCAATGCAAAGTCCTCAATTGCAGTTGTCCATAACGGAATAATTGAAAATTATCAGAAATTGAAAAATCAACTATTAGAAAAAGGTCACGTATTTCATAGCGATACAGATACAGAAATTATTCCCCATCTATTGGAAGAAGAATTAAAATCGGGGAAGTCTATTCAAGATGCTTTTTTGAATTTATTCAAAACTATCGAAGGGAAGTGGGCTATTGCAGCGATATTTGAAAAAGACCCGGATAAAGTATATTTTGCTCAAGACGGTGCACCTCTTTTATTAGGAAAGGGAGACAACGAATTTTTTCTTGCATCCGATGTTTCAGCTTTGATTAGAAATTCTGTCTATGTACATTTTTTAAATAAAAAAGAATGGGGCTTTTTCTCAAAAGATAAACTATCTTTGTTTGATTTTCAGGGAAATGAAATCCAGCCTAATTTTCAAAAGCAAGAAATCAAATGGGAAGAAATCGATAAAGGCGGTTATCCCCACTTTATGCTTAAGGAAATTTACGAACAACCTGCGGTATTCAGAAAGATTATCGAAAAAAGACTGAATGGTGGAGAAGGCTTACATTTTCCTGAATTAAAAATTTCCAACGAATTGCTTTCTAAAGTTTCACGATTTGTAATTCAAGCTGCGGGTACTAGTCTGCATTCAGGAATGATAGGAAAACATTATCTTGAGCATAATACAAGAATCCAGACTGATTCAGAAATGTCTTCAGAATTTGTGTATAGAAATCCTGTAGTGGAAGGAGACACAATGGTGATTGCAATTTCTCAATCGGGAGAAACTGCCGATACGTTAGCCGGAATCCACGAAGCAAAATCAAAATTTGTAAAAGTGATATCCTTTGTAAATAATAGTAATTCTACTATTGCAAGAGAGTCCGACGCATTTATTGATATTCTTGCCGGACCAGAAATCGGAGTCGCAAGTACGAAAGCATTCACTGCGCAAGTAATTCATTTCTTTTTGTTTTCTCTTTATGTTAGCCATATCAAGTGGATGACAAACGACGGCGAAAGAAAAGCCCTATTGGAAGAAATCAGACTGCTTCCTTCCAAAATGGAAACAATCTTGAGCCACGCACCGATAATCGAAAAATGGGCAGAAGATTTTGTGAATACAAAAGATTTTGTTTTTCTCGGAAGAACATACAACTACCCTGTTGCTTTGGAAGGTGCATTGAAACTAAAAGAAATTTCTTATATCCACGCATCCGGTCATGCCGGTGGAGAGTTGAAACATGGGCCTATTGCTTTAATCACGGGCGATGTTCCGGTAGTTTGCATTGCAATTCAATCTGAAATTTACCCTAAGATGCTTTCCAATATCCAAGAAATTAAAGCCAGATCCGGAAAAGTCATCTCCATTGTAACCGAAGGAGATGTGGAAGCAAGAAAACTTTCGGACTATACATTTGAAATTCCTTCTTGCAGTGAGATTTTAAGTCCACTGTTGACTGTTATTCCATTGCAACTGCTTTCTTATTATGTAGCTATCAAGAGAGGTTGCACTCCCGATCAACCAAGAAATTTAGCAAAAGCGGTAACAGTGGAATGA
- the glmM gene encoding phosphoglucosamine mutase, with translation MGKILSISNKNTNLMISISGIRGTIPEGLNLETIFLYSKAFAEHLNSKTAVIGLDGRPSGQFIKSILEGVLLSLGKNVIDLGIVPTPTVKSVIKETRSGGGVMVSASHNPIHWNAFKLIGKNGFFYNQKELDEFLSIAGSNPSPKPLFLPESNVYNDSKKYIALHLESVLKWIDIGRIRKRKFKVLIDSVNAGGSIVVPALLERLGCKVIKLNCEPTGKFARPPEPTPKALQVTSKKMKSSGCDIGFALDPDADRLVVLTPKKGAISEEYTLPLSILSVIEDSPKNGKIVVNLSTSFIIEEILNKYGKKLLRSKVGEANVVEMMQKERAFFGGEGNGGVIDPKISSFGRDSLSGIAHILNRLSMSREKIDEIVDFLPKIYMEKTSFSSSGWEIRSLFDKFKSSFSPNTIDERDGLRMEFSSSWIHIRSSNTEPIIRVIAETKNENDLKQILEKAKEISEK, from the coding sequence ATTGGAAAAATATTGAGCATTTCAAATAAAAATACGAACCTTATGATTTCTATTTCTGGAATTCGAGGAACAATTCCCGAAGGATTGAATTTAGAAACAATATTTTTATATTCAAAGGCGTTTGCCGAGCACCTAAATTCAAAAACAGCAGTAATAGGGTTGGACGGCAGACCAAGCGGGCAATTTATAAAATCTATTTTAGAAGGGGTACTTCTTTCGCTCGGTAAAAATGTAATAGATTTAGGTATTGTGCCTACCCCGACAGTGAAATCTGTAATCAAAGAAACTCGTAGCGGTGGGGGGGTTATGGTGAGTGCTTCCCATAACCCGATTCATTGGAATGCGTTTAAATTAATCGGAAAGAATGGATTTTTTTATAATCAAAAAGAGTTAGATGAATTTTTGTCTATCGCAGGGAGTAATCCAAGTCCAAAACCATTGTTTCTTCCTGAATCAAATGTGTACAACGATAGCAAAAAATACATAGCTCTTCACTTGGAGTCTGTTTTAAAATGGATAGACATTGGCAGAATTCGGAAGAGAAAATTCAAGGTACTAATAGATTCTGTAAACGCCGGAGGAAGCATTGTAGTGCCGGCTTTACTCGAAAGATTGGGTTGTAAAGTCATTAAATTGAACTGTGAGCCTACAGGCAAGTTTGCAAGACCACCGGAGCCAACTCCAAAAGCACTCCAAGTCACCTCAAAAAAAATGAAGTCTTCCGGATGCGACATAGGATTTGCTTTGGATCCGGACGCAGATCGTTTGGTAGTCCTAACTCCCAAAAAAGGTGCAATTTCTGAAGAATACACGCTGCCTTTGAGTATATTATCGGTTATAGAAGATTCTCCAAAAAATGGAAAAATTGTAGTCAATCTATCTACAAGTTTCATTATTGAAGAAATTTTAAACAAATATGGGAAGAAATTGTTAAGATCGAAAGTAGGAGAAGCAAATGTAGTCGAAATGATGCAGAAAGAGAGGGCTTTTTTCGGTGGAGAGGGAAATGGAGGGGTGATTGACCCTAAAATTAGCTCTTTTGGTAGAGATTCACTGTCTGGGATCGCTCATATCTTGAATAGGCTTTCCATGAGTAGAGAAAAAATTGATGAAATAGTAGATTTTTTGCCAAAAATATATATGGAAAAAACCAGTTTTTCTTCTTCAGGCTGGGAAATTCGATCCTTATTTGATAAATTTAAAAGCTCATTTTCGCCAAATACAATAGATGAAAGAGATGGACTCAGAATGGAATTTTCTTCTTCTTGGATACATATTCGATCTTCCAATACTGAGCCGATTATTCGGGTAATAGCTGAAACAAAAAATGAAAACGATTTAAAACAAATTTTAGAAAAAGCAAAAGAGATTTCGGAAAAATAA
- a CDS encoding STAS domain-containing protein, protein MIEDFKIQVDSEGEIYPIIHISGEITSEADEDIVTSYSSIPDSKRKKVVINFEKTSYINSAGIATLISLISRASESQGKIEFAGLNPHFKKVMDIVGLTDFVIIHERLEEALK, encoded by the coding sequence ATGATAGAAGATTTTAAAATTCAAGTTGATTCGGAAGGTGAAATCTATCCGATAATTCATATTTCCGGTGAAATTACATCTGAGGCGGACGAGGACATCGTAACTTCCTATTCTTCGATTCCTGACAGTAAAAGAAAGAAAGTAGTAATTAATTTTGAAAAGACATCTTATATTAATTCAGCAGGAATCGCAACTCTGATTAGTTTGATTTCCAGAGCGTCCGAGTCTCAAGGGAAAATAGAATTTGCCGGACTAAACCCTCATTTTAAAAAAGTGATGGATATTGTTGGGCTTACAGATTTTGTAATCATCCATGAAAGATTAGAAGAAGCTCTAAAGTAG
- a CDS encoding cytochrome c, whose amino-acid sequence MKLQKLAVVISMVAALIFSLNCGKSEKKEADTSATEAPVDPALQKGKDQFSMNCASCHGDHGAGDGIAAASLNPKPRNFKAPAADWKNGNTEEGILKTINEGIPGTGMVSFKSLGADNVKEIAKYVRHLATAK is encoded by the coding sequence ATGAAACTTCAAAAATTAGCGGTCGTAATTTCTATGGTTGCGGCTCTTATTTTTTCGCTAAATTGCGGAAAATCAGAAAAAAAAGAAGCAGATACTTCTGCAACTGAAGCACCGGTTGATCCTGCACTTCAAAAAGGGAAAGACCAATTTTCGATGAATTGTGCTTCTTGTCACGGTGACCATGGAGCAGGCGACGGTATTGCTGCGGCTTCTTTGAACCCAAAACCAAGAAACTTTAAAGCTCCGGCAGCAGATTGGAAAAATGGAAATACCGAAGAAGGAATTTTGAAAACTATCAATGAAGGAATTCCTGGAACCGGAATGGTATCATTCAAAAGTCTTGGAGCGGACAACGTAAAAGAAATTGCAAAATATGTAAGGCATTTAGCAACAGCAAAATAA
- a CDS encoding methylcrotonoyl-CoA carboxylase, with product MEILQSQVSVNSKEYKENYNDLFGKVQDIKKLIEVARMGGGEKLIAKHKERGKLIVRERILSLLDRETPFLEFSSLAAEGVYSDKVPAAGIVTGIGRISGIECVVVANDATVKGGTYYPLTVKKHIRAQEIALENNLPCVYLVDSGGAFLPMQDEVFPDKEHFGRIFYNQAKMSSVGIPQISVVMGSCTAGGAYIPAMSDESVIVKGNGTIFLGGPPLVKAATGEIVTPEELGGAEVHCRISGVTDHLAENDNHAISITRSIIANLNRKKNEVTNTYEEPLYPADEIYGIISKDVRKPYNVKEVIARIVDGSKFHEFKKYYGTTLVTGFANIYGKPIGIIANNGVLFSESALKATHFIELCNHRKVPLLFLQNITGFMVGKKYENGGIAKDGAKMVNAVSTSVVPKFSVVIGGSYGAGNYGMCGRAFGPRFLWMWPNSRISVMGGEQAANVLLTVKMDQLAKEKKEFTEEEKENFKKPILTDYENKSSCIYSSARLWDDGILDPKETRQALGIALSVSENRSMDDPRFGIFRM from the coding sequence ATGGAAATACTTCAATCTCAAGTTTCAGTCAATTCAAAAGAATACAAAGAAAATTATAATGACCTATTTGGAAAAGTTCAAGATATTAAAAAATTGATCGAAGTAGCAAGAATGGGTGGTGGAGAAAAACTTATAGCAAAACATAAAGAAAGAGGAAAGCTCATAGTAAGAGAAAGAATTCTATCTCTTCTTGATAGAGAGACTCCTTTTCTGGAATTTTCTTCACTTGCAGCAGAAGGAGTATATTCAGATAAGGTTCCGGCTGCGGGAATTGTTACCGGGATTGGTCGAATTTCCGGTATAGAGTGTGTAGTCGTAGCAAACGACGCTACAGTCAAGGGAGGAACGTATTATCCTTTGACAGTAAAGAAACATATACGCGCCCAAGAGATTGCTTTAGAGAATAACCTTCCTTGTGTGTATTTAGTAGATTCAGGGGGAGCTTTTCTGCCAATGCAAGACGAAGTTTTTCCTGATAAGGAGCACTTTGGCAGAATTTTTTACAATCAGGCAAAAATGTCATCAGTCGGAATCCCGCAGATTTCTGTAGTGATGGGCAGTTGTACTGCCGGTGGTGCGTACATTCCGGCTATGAGCGATGAGTCTGTTATTGTAAAAGGAAACGGTACTATATTTTTAGGTGGACCTCCATTAGTAAAGGCAGCTACAGGAGAGATCGTTACCCCTGAAGAATTAGGTGGCGCTGAAGTTCATTGCAGGATTAGCGGGGTCACGGACCACCTCGCAGAAAATGATAACCACGCAATTTCAATCACTAGGTCTATCATTGCAAACTTGAATAGAAAGAAAAATGAAGTAACCAATACTTATGAAGAGCCTTTGTATCCGGCAGATGAAATTTATGGAATCATCAGTAAAGATGTCCGTAAACCGTACAACGTAAAAGAGGTGATTGCAAGAATTGTAGATGGATCCAAGTTTCACGAATTCAAAAAATATTATGGAACTACTCTCGTTACCGGTTTTGCCAATATTTACGGTAAGCCTATTGGTATTATTGCCAACAATGGAGTGCTATTTTCTGAAAGTGCCTTAAAGGCAACACACTTTATAGAGCTTTGCAATCATAGAAAAGTTCCATTATTATTTTTACAAAATATCACTGGGTTTATGGTCGGTAAAAAATACGAGAATGGAGGGATTGCAAAAGATGGAGCTAAAATGGTAAACGCAGTTTCTACCTCTGTAGTTCCAAAATTTTCTGTAGTCATTGGAGGCTCTTACGGTGCCGGAAATTATGGGATGTGCGGTAGGGCTTTCGGTCCAAGGTTTTTGTGGATGTGGCCAAATTCCAGAATTTCAGTGATGGGAGGGGAGCAGGCAGCCAACGTACTTCTTACTGTAAAAATGGATCAGCTCGCAAAAGAAAAAAAAGAATTTACCGAAGAAGAAAAAGAAAATTTTAAAAAGCCAATCCTTACAGACTATGAAAATAAATCTTCTTGTATCTATAGTTCTGCTAGATTGTGGGACGATGGGATTTTAGACCCTAAAGAAACAAGACAAGCCCTTGGAATTGCGCTTTCTGTTTCAGAGAATCGCTCAATGGATGATCCGAGATTCGGTATTTTTAGAATGTAA
- a CDS encoding 30S ribosomal protein S20: MANLKSSKKDARKSDKRRERNSMKKSEIRTYAKNILKFIKTGKKEEASKLFVKYSSAIDKAAKTNVVHKNNASRNKSRMAKKINSLK, from the coding sequence TTGGCTAATTTAAAATCATCTAAAAAAGACGCAAGAAAATCTGATAAAAGAAGAGAAAGAAACTCTATGAAGAAATCTGAAATCAGAACCTACGCTAAAAATATCTTAAAATTTATCAAAACAGGTAAAAAAGAAGAAGCATCCAAGCTATTTGTGAAATATTCTTCTGCAATAGATAAAGCAGCAAAGACAAATGTAGTGCATAAAAACAACGCAAGCAGAAATAAAAGCCGAATGGCAAAGAAAATTAATTCTTTAAAATAA
- a CDS encoding HU family DNA-binding protein: MGITKLSICKEISERNSIPLSLVENSVDSFLEILKNKIASGESIQIRGFGSFRRVLKKKRNVWDPIQRITKISEEKFKIHFKSGKEWTELTHSQLSQKSKGD, encoded by the coding sequence TTGGGAATCACTAAACTTTCGATTTGTAAAGAAATTTCAGAAAGAAATAGTATTCCCTTATCCTTAGTAGAAAATTCTGTAGATTCATTTCTTGAAATTCTTAAAAACAAAATCGCATCAGGGGAATCAATTCAAATCCGAGGGTTTGGCTCTTTTCGGAGAGTTCTTAAGAAAAAAAGAAATGTTTGGGATCCGATCCAAAGGATAACAAAAATTTCTGAAGAGAAATTCAAAATTCACTTTAAATCAGGAAAAGAGTGGACAGAATTGACCCATTCTCAATTAAGTCAAAAGAGTAAGGGCGATTAG